A region of Necator americanus strain Aroian chromosome I, whole genome shotgun sequence DNA encodes the following proteins:
- a CDS encoding hypothetical protein (NECATOR_CHRI.G261.T2) codes for MNELGYWRLLGTATNYLTHSNRVRFGCDILCGPQAAMSSGKRRNPLGLSLPPTVNENEKEDGTKEEEITVQVSLDEQLKRLGLTEPQKQRMSEWIQVKEGIKEQELSEDMLENLGELGHGNGGVVHKVVHKKNGVTMARKLVHLEVKPSVRQQIIKELAVLHKCNSPYIVGFYGAFIDNNDISICMEYMDGLSLDIVMKKVGRIPEKFVGKISVAVVRGLAYLKDEIKILHRDVKPSNMLVNSNGEIKLCDFGVSGMLIDSMANSFVGTRSYMAPERLTGSHYSIQSDIWSFGLSLVELLIGRYPVPSPSKHEYSVMFGIPESQVQLADGRSDVPPYQASNNPAAMAIFEMLDYIVNEPPPTLPKGVFSEEAVNFVSKCLKKLPGERANLKSLSSDPFFIRYADVDDSGEFANFVTETISIQPVQ; via the exons ATGAATGAGCTTGG CTATTGGCGATTGCTTGGAACAGCGACAAATTACCTCACACATTCGAATCGTGTGCGATTTGGGTGCGATATCCTCTGCGGTCCTCAG gcGGCGATGTCGAGTGGGAAACGACGAAATCCGTTAGGACTTAGTCTTCCCCCAACCgtgaacgaaaatgaaaaggagGATGGCACGAAGGAA gaggAAATCACTGTTCAAGTGAGCCTCGACGAACAACTGAAACGCTTGGGACTCACCGAACCTCAAAAACAACGTATGAGCGAATGGATTCAAGTGAAGGAAGGCATAAAG GAACAGGAGCTATCTGAGGATATGCTGGAAAATTTGGGAGAATTGGGACATGGCAACGGAGGCGTCGTACACAAG GTCGTACACAAGAAAAATGGCGTTACGATGGCAAGAAAACTGGTGCACTTGGAGGTGAAGCCATCCGTGCGACAACAAATTATTAAGG AGCTCGCGGTTCTACATAAGTGCAATAGTCCGTACATAGTGGGATTCTATGGTGCCTTTATCGATAACAATGACATTTCAATTTGTATGGAGTACATGGATGGACTATCGCTTGATATTGTCATGAAAAAG GTTGGACGTATCCCGGAGAAATTCGTCGGGAAAATATCTGTAGCAGTAGTGCGAGGATTAGCGTACTTGAAGGACGAGATCAAAATCTTACACAGAG ATGTTAAGCCTTCTAACATGCTTGTAAATAGTAACGGCGAGATCAAACTTTGCGACTTCGGAGTTTCGGGTATGCTCATAGATAGTATGGCAAATTCTTTCGTTGGGACAAGGTCGTACATGGCG ccGGAAAGGTTGACTGGCTCCCACTACTCGATTCAGTCCGATATTTGGTCATTTGGCTTGTCGTTAGTCGAGCTTCTCATAGGTCGATATCCAGTCCCGTCGCCATCCAAGCATGAATATTCAGTGATGTTTGGTATTCCGGAGTCACAAGTGCAGCTAGCGGATGGGCGTTCGGAT GTCCCACCGTATCAAGCTTCAAACAATCCGGCTGCGATGGCGATTTTCGAAATGCTCGACTATATTGTGAATGAACCTCCACCGACTCTGCCTAAGGGAGTATTTag TGAGGAAGCAGTAAATTTTGTCTCGAAATGTTTGAAGAAACTTCCCGGGGAGCGTGCGAATCTCAAGTCGCTGTCATCTGATCCATTCTTCATCCGCTACGCAGACGTGGATGATAGCGGAGAATTTGCAAATTTCGTCACCGAGACGATATCGATCCAGCCAGTGCAGTAA
- a CDS encoding hypothetical protein (NECATOR_CHRI.G258.T1), whose amino-acid sequence MFPNSGGDDHGGDDRGDDRDDGDRSGDDRDDHDGVHDYVNRGQLPELGEYPGAPFGYCNRIDVAQRSTFNSGTCLT is encoded by the exons ATGTTTCCTAACAGTGGTGGTGATGATCATGGTGGTGATGATCGTGGTGATGATCGTGATGATGGTGATCGTAGTGGTGATGATCGTGATGATCATGATGGTGTCCATGATTATGTGAATCGTGGACAACTACCTGAATTGG GGGAGTATCCTGGTGCTCCATTTGGGTACTGTAATAGGATTGATGTAGCCCAGAGGTCAACGTTCAATTCGGGCACGTGCCTTACCTGA
- a CDS encoding hypothetical protein (NECATOR_CHRI.G256.T2) produces the protein MSYYPNQYPAAYPGYSPYGQHQPSPYVYPTPPPPVVYQPPIIIHDDHHHHHGYHHHHHGLLHDIFHGYHHHHRHGHHHHC, from the exons ATGTCGTACTATCCAAATCAG TACCCAGCTGCCTATCCAGGCTATTCACCTTATGGACAACACCAACCGTCACCATATGTTTATCctacaccaccaccaccagttGTCTATCAACCACCG ATAATTATCCACGATGACCACCATCATCATCACGGCTACCATCATCACCACCATGGACTTCTTCATGATATTTTCCATGgatatcatcatcatcatcgtcatGGGCACCATCATCACTGCTGA
- a CDS encoding hypothetical protein (NECATOR_CHRI.G261.T1) codes for MSSGKRRNPLGLSLPPTVNENEKEDGTKEEEITVQVSLDEQLKRLGLTEPQKQRMSEWIQVKEGIKEQELSEDMLENLGELGHGNGGVVHKVVHKKNGVTMARKLVHLEVKPSVRQQIIKELAVLHKCNSPYIVGFYGAFIDNNDISICMEYMDGLSLDIVMKKVGRIPEKFVGKISVAVVRGLAYLKDEIKILHRDVKPSNMLVNSNGEIKLCDFGVSGMLIDSMANSFVGTRSYMAPERLTGSHYSIQSDIWSFGLSLVELLIGRYPVPSPSKHEYSVMFGIPESQVQLADGRSDVPPYQASNNPAAMAIFEMLDYIVNEPPPTLPKGVFSEEAVNFVSKCLKKLPGERANLKSLSSDPFFIRYADVDDSGEFANFVTETISIQPVQ; via the exons ATGTCGAGTGGGAAACGACGAAATCCGTTAGGACTTAGTCTTCCCCCAACCgtgaacgaaaatgaaaaggagGATGGCACGAAGGAA gaggAAATCACTGTTCAAGTGAGCCTCGACGAACAACTGAAACGCTTGGGACTCACCGAACCTCAAAAACAACGTATGAGCGAATGGATTCAAGTGAAGGAAGGCATAAAG GAACAGGAGCTATCTGAGGATATGCTGGAAAATTTGGGAGAATTGGGACATGGCAACGGAGGCGTCGTACACAAG GTCGTACACAAGAAAAATGGCGTTACGATGGCAAGAAAACTGGTGCACTTGGAGGTGAAGCCATCCGTGCGACAACAAATTATTAAGG AGCTCGCGGTTCTACATAAGTGCAATAGTCCGTACATAGTGGGATTCTATGGTGCCTTTATCGATAACAATGACATTTCAATTTGTATGGAGTACATGGATGGACTATCGCTTGATATTGTCATGAAAAAG GTTGGACGTATCCCGGAGAAATTCGTCGGGAAAATATCTGTAGCAGTAGTGCGAGGATTAGCGTACTTGAAGGACGAGATCAAAATCTTACACAGAG ATGTTAAGCCTTCTAACATGCTTGTAAATAGTAACGGCGAGATCAAACTTTGCGACTTCGGAGTTTCGGGTATGCTCATAGATAGTATGGCAAATTCTTTCGTTGGGACAAGGTCGTACATGGCG ccGGAAAGGTTGACTGGCTCCCACTACTCGATTCAGTCCGATATTTGGTCATTTGGCTTGTCGTTAGTCGAGCTTCTCATAGGTCGATATCCAGTCCCGTCGCCATCCAAGCATGAATATTCAGTGATGTTTGGTATTCCGGAGTCACAAGTGCAGCTAGCGGATGGGCGTTCGGAT GTCCCACCGTATCAAGCTTCAAACAATCCGGCTGCGATGGCGATTTTCGAAATGCTCGACTATATTGTGAATGAACCTCCACCGACTCTGCCTAAGGGAGTATTTag TGAGGAAGCAGTAAATTTTGTCTCGAAATGTTTGAAGAAACTTCCCGGGGAGCGTGCGAATCTCAAGTCGCTGTCATCTGATCCATTCTTCATCCGCTACGCAGACGTGGATGATAGCGGAGAATTTGCAAATTTCGTCACCGAGACGATATCGATCCAGCCAGTGCAGTAA
- a CDS encoding hypothetical protein (NECATOR_CHRI.G260.T1), with protein MEEELLVPSKPRRQLPPLQPPRRRMSSSWTENLEPSMEIKSPPAVKSPEGRPGSSKTFFSRPLSEVAPSPDDEVFVTSKPSPSSPLEPMETETREEKPEKKVHRRESIKDHLLRFKMKAGKVLEDVHDRLTEDHSSVAPISSPATPLELTSAADVDECSSIEGRVKSPTLSQSSKRTSTSAELKASMRSKLRKQAEQTVERKRGSVQLAKRLQRRLTIHQEEGPTQGELQSVDEQIEQSLKIGARFLQEQASLNPPDDVQQAFFVDEYEKEPEPKVLGPVLSYRRAEMVDEDQQGQLTYYDSRPQDLEASSAMTSSAMEQRLSSAFFANGKLRSVDESNFVKPLKTIQREEISYNYVKAEPWEVFVDEIRGGEYVQLDVFLGTICIEQHPLSGDEDKIALNLRTLYEQQLQRINEMTDTLVNIENLPTGENPSALREHVDVLYRDIRIAAEELQREYSRLESCRDRQGYNVSALKYSVYEEDESGSLLGKLTTDNPVTPFAALPQAERTRIESLKKKSLQVILHFNDIFVCKSKTVPLDTFQYRFDQIYNLEIVSEPKTITATIVEKTGTVKKTLAKINILLPPDDTSTENSPPTQRLSFENVENSVTGYILAYANYSGETRARRRESAAAAAVEIKEDTPFSFIPPGVRLISDEEFESNPRWEALERRSAKRNETGRIPIDASDMDVISGVRSEDRRHRASFRTAIDGMRALGVAHAVKLRTRLLEREQDASTLLYSEIVREEPLPGLFGAIGSLCGPADLSRKLKPMRVVQTRQQNFSPSSLNLVVNVQAATNLPTRADGKLHSVVEVSFQDNVKVTPSVSGKHPNWQHGVSLSVKDTSDPKSIIDCIQLNVYDQRLWVSIDLTLKAVIGGIFEVRVSTRWKELGVVTK; from the exons ATGGAAGAAGAACTTCTGGTGCCGTCTAAACCAAGACGGCAGCTACCTCCACTTCAACCTCCTA GAAGACGTATGTCATCTTCATGGACGGAAAATCTTGAACCATCCATGGAAATCAAATCACCCCCAGCTGTGAAATCGCCAGAGGGAAGGCCTGGATCCTCCAAA acttttttctcaCGTCCTTTAAGTGAGGTGGCACCATCTCCTGATGATGAGGTTTTTGTCACATCAAAA CCATCTCCGTCTTCCCCACTTGAGCCGATGGAAACGGAaacgagagaagaaaaaccagaGAAGAAGGTGCATAGAAGGGAATCGATCAAGGATCATCTGCTTAGGTTTAAAATGAAG GCTGGGAAGGTTCTGGAGGATGTACACGATCGACTCACCGAGGATCATTCATCGGTGGCTCCGATATCG TCACCTGCTACTCCCTTAGAACTGACTTCAGCAGCGGATGTGGACGAATGTTCCTCGATCGAGGGCCGAGTGAAGAG TCCCACCTTGTCTCAATCGTCGAAACGTACATCAACATCGGCCGAATTGAAAGCATCGATGCGATCGAAACTTCGAAAACAG GCTGAACAAACTGTGGAACGAAAACGAGGATCCGTACAGTTGGCTAAACGACTTCAACGACGATTAACTATTCACCAAGAG GAAGGACCAACACAGGGCGAACTGCAATCTGTTGACGAACAAATCGAACAATCGTTGAAG ATTGGAGCACGATTTCTACAGGAACAAGCCTCACTGAATCCACCTGATGATGTTCAGCAAGCATTTTTCGTGGACGAGTATGAAAAAGAG CCGGAgccgaaagttctcggaccaGTATTGAGCTATCGTAGAGCGGAAATGGTGGATGAAGACCAACAGGGTCAGCTGACGTACTACGATTCTCGCCCTCAAGATTTAGAAGCCAGCAG TGCGATGACGTCATCAGCGATGGAACAACGTCTTTCGTCGGCATTTTTCGCCAACGGTAAACTTCGTTCTGTTGATGAATCGAATTTTGTGAAACCTCTGAAG ACCATCCAAAGAGAGGAAATCTCGTACAACTATGTGAAGGCGGAGCCATGGGAAGTTTTTGTGGACGAGATTCGCGGAGGCGAATACGTTCAATTGGACGTCTTTTTGGGTACAATATGCATTGAACAACATCCATTGAGTGGAGATGAG GATAAGATTGCACTGAATCTGCGCACACTTTACGAGCAACAACTCCAACGTATCAATGAGATGACGGACACACTAGTGAACATAGAGAATCTGCCTACTGG TGAAAACCCGTCCGCTCTACGAGAACATGTCGATGTACTGTATCGAGATATACGAATAGCTGCGGAAGAACTGCAAAGAGAATACAGTAGACTAGAGAGTTGCCGTGATCGACAGGGATACAACGTGTCGGCGTTGAAGTACTCGGTGTATGAGGAAGACGAGAGCGG TTCCCTCCTTGGAAAACTCACCACGGACAATCCAGTCACTCCATTCGCAGCTCTTCCGCAGGCGGAACGTACCCGCATAG AGTCTCTTAAGAAGAAATCGCTCCAAGTCATCCTACATTTCAATGACATCTTCGTTTGTAAGTCGAAAACCGTACCTCTGGATACTTTTCAATATCGATTCGATCAAATCTATAACTTGGAG ATAGTCTCCGAACCAAAAACGATCACTGCCACTATTGTGGAGAAGACTGGAACAGTTAAGAAAACGCTTGCAAAG atCAACATCCTGTTGCCTCCGGACGACACTTCCACTGAAAATTCCCCACCGACTCAGCGTTTATCTTTCGAAAACGTTGAAAA CTCAGTTACCGGTTATATCCTTGCCTACGCTAATTACTCTGGTGAGACTCGAGCCAGACGGAGGGAGAGCGCTGCTGCAGCGGCAGTAGAG ATCAAGGAAGATACACCATTCTCATTTATACCGCCAGGTGTACGATTGATCTCTGATGAGGAATTTGAGTCGAATCCTAGATGGGAGGCGTTGGAGCGGAGATCAGCGAAACGCAATGAGACGGGGAG GATCCCCATTGATGCTTCCGACATGGACGTCATTTCCGGTGTCCGTAGTGAAGATCGTCGTCATCGAGCATCATTTCGCACCGCCATAGACGGAATGCGAGCGTTAGGAGTTGCGCACGCTGTAAAACTGAG GACCCGGTTACTGGAAAGGGAACAGGACGCTTCGACGCTGTTATACTCAGAAATTGTCCGCGAAGAGCCTTTACCGGGTCTTTTCGGCGCTATCGGCTCACTTTGCGGTCCAGCAgatctttccagaaaattgaaaCCGATGAGAGTCGTACAGACAAGACAACAG AATTTCTCGCCGTCATCCTTGAATCTGGTGGTGAATGTGCAGGCGGCGACGAATCTGCCGACAAGGGCAGACGGCAAGCTGCATTCTGTGGTTGAGGTCAGCTTCCAG GACAACGTCAAGGTAACGCCATCCGTATCCGGAAAACATCCAAACTGGCAACATGGTGTGTCGCTATCAGTGAAGGATACCAGTGATCCAAAATCAATAATCGATTGTATCCAGCTGAATGTGTATGATCAG AGATTGTGGGTATCGATCGACTTGACGTTGAAGGCAGTGATCGGGGGAATTTTTGAGGTTAGGGTCTCTACAAGATGGAAGGAGCTGGGAGTAGTTACCAAGTAG
- a CDS encoding hypothetical protein (NECATOR_CHRI.G259.T1) codes for MSYPNQYPGQGYNPYGQQYPPPPPMVQQAPPVVIQEHHHHEPPHEEHHHHHGMMHKITHPFHHHHHDEHHHHEEHHHHH; via the exons ATGTCCTATCCGAATCAA TACCCAGGTCAAGGATATAATCCTTATGGACAGCAATatccaccaccacctcctATGGTGCAGCAAGCACCACCG GTGGTTATCCAGGAGCACCATCACCATGAACCGCCCCACGAGGAGCACCATCATCATCATGGAATGATGCACAAAATAACACATCCTTTCCATCATCATCACCATGACGAGCACCATCATCACGAAGAACACCATCACCACCATTGA
- a CDS encoding hypothetical protein (NECATOR_CHRI.G257.T1) translates to MSYYPNQYPNGAPGYSPYGQQYPHRPPPPAPFVQPMPVVVHDSHNHGHHHDHHDHHHYDHHHHDHHHDHHHHDHHHHC, encoded by the exons ATGTCTTACTATCCGAATCAG TACCCAAATGGAGCACCAGGATACTCCCCTTATGGACAACAGTATCCACATCGTCCTCCACCGCCAGCACCGTTTGTTCAACCGATGCCG GTAGTTGTCCACGATTCACATAATCATGGACACCATCATGATCATCACGATCATCACCACTACGATCACCATCATCACGATCATCACCACGATCATCACCACCATGATCATCACCACCACTGTTAG